From Pantoea vagans:
GCGGCAGCCGCAGCTTTCGCCTGCTGGTCAGCCTGCTTCTTTGCGTCGGCTGCGGCCTGCTTCGCCTGCTCGGCGGCGGCTTTTGCCTGTGCATCCGCCTCGGCTTTTGCATCTGCTTTCGCTTTGGCTGCCGCCGCTTCAGCGGTTTTTTGCTGTTCCTGAGCCTGTTTAGCAGCATCGATGGCCGCTTTCTGCTGCTCAGCCTGCTGTTTAGCCTCTTCTTTCGCGGTTTCCTGCGCGGCTAAACGCTCTTTCTCCAGCGCTTTCAGACGCTGCTGTTCAGCAGCCTGCTTCTGTTGCAGCTCTTCAGCCTGCTGCTGCGCCTGCTTTTTACGCTGCTGCTCAGCCCGCTGGCTGTCGCTCTGCTGGTTCTGCTGACGATTATATTGACTCACGACGGCACCGGGATCGACCATCACTGCATCGATATCGCTGCCGCCACCACCCGCACTGCTGGGGTCAACGTGCTCATTAAACGAGCTCCAAATCAGCAGCGCGATCAGCACGATATGCAGAATCACCGAAATGATTATCGCGCGCTTTAACTTCTCGTTTTGCTCGGTTGCCTTCGACACACTCGGTTCCCAAAAAACGGTTCGATTTTAAATCGGCTGCGTCATCAAACCGACAGATTTAACACCCGCCTGGTGCAGCAGGTTGAGCGCTTTAATAATTTCATCGTAAGGCACCTCTTTCGCGCCCCCGATCAAAAAGACCGTCTTAGGATTCGCTTCCAGTCGACGCTGCGCTTCGCTGATTACCTGCTCAGGCGGGAGTTGGTCCATGCGATCGTGATCCACGACCAGGCTGTACTGCCCCACGCCCGCCACTTCAACAATTACCGGCGGATTATCATCGCTGGAAACCGTTTTGGAGTCGGTCGCATCAGGCAGATCCACTTCCACGCTCTGGGTAATAATGGGTGCCGTTGCCATGAAGATCAGCAACAGCACCAGCAGGACGTCCAGTAGCGGAACGATGTTGATTTCCGACTTCAGGTCGCGGCTTTTGCGACCACGTACTCTGGCCATCATTAACCTCTATTTACTTAGCGCTATCGCTGGAGAAAGCCTGGCGATGCAGGATGGCAGTGAACTCTTCCATAAAGTTGTCGTAGCCCTGCTCCAGTTTGTTCACGCGCTGGTTCAGACGGTTGTACGCCATGACCGCCGGAATCGCGGCAAACAGACCGATAGCGGTCGCAATCAGTGCTTCAGCGATACCCGGTGCCACCATCTGCAGCGTCGCCTGCTTCACCGCGCCCAGCGCGATAAAGGCGTGCATAATTCCCCAGACGGTACCGAACAGCCCGATGTAAGGACTGATAGAGCCGACGGTGCCGAGGAATGGAATGTGGTTTTCCAGTGCTTCCAGCTCACGGTTCATTGAGATGCGCATAGCACGACTCGCCCCGTCAATGACCGCTTCCGGCGCATGATTATTGGCGCGATGCAGGCGGGCAAATTCTTTGAAGCCGGAATAGAAAATCTGCTCCGAGCCACCCAGTTCTTCCCGGCGCTCCTGGCTCTCCTGATACAGGCGCGAGAGTTCGATACCGGACCAGAATTTGTCTTCAAACGCCTCCGCTTCTCTTCCCGCCGCATTCAGAATACGTGTACGCTGAATAATGATGGCCCAGGAGGCAATAGAAAAGCCGATCAAAATCAACATGATAAGTTTGACCAGAAGGCTCGCCTTCAGGAACAAATCAAGAATGTTCATGTCAGTCACTGCTTGAACTCCGCGACAATAGACTTGGGAAGCGCAATCGGCTTCATCAGATGTGGGTTAATGCAGGCAATCAGGACTTCTGCCTCATTGAGCACTTTGCCTTCAGTATTCACGATACGCTGCGTGAACGTCATGGTTGCCCGTGTCATTGAGGTGACCTCACTCTGGATCTCCAGAAGGTCATCAAGACGCGCCGCCGCCAGATAGTCCACCGATATGCGCCGTACCACAAAAGCGATCTGCTGTTCTAACAGCGTCTGCTGATTGAAATGGTGCTGTCGCAACATTTCGGTACGTGCTCGTTCATAAAAAGCGATATAGCTGGCGTGATAAACCACACCACCGGCATCAGTATCTTCGTAGTAGACCCGAACCGGCCAGCGAAACAGCGTTGTACTCACTCTACATCCCGGCCTCGTTTTAAACGTTGCTACTATACGCAAGAGAATTGGGGTTGGGAATGGGTCGCCAGAGCCAGGCGAAAATAATTATCGCTCCGTAACAAACGGAACGATTTCAGAGAGATTTATTGACCAGATGCTGACAAATATTCACTGACAGCGCGGGTGAGGCGGGGGATTAAAGGTAAAAACGGTAAAGCGCAATCACTAACACCAGCAGAGCCGGTAACGGCGTAAACAGCGCCTGCCATCGGGTTTTCCGTGGCCGGAAACCCACACCATGAATGACGCAGCAGCAGACCGCCCAGATCAGCACCAGCCCCTGCAGAGCAGGAAGCTGGCCCGCCTGATTGGCAAAACGGGTCGGATCCCACATCACGCCGCCCGCCGTCAGCAGCGCCAGCAGCAGTGAGAGGGCCCGTAACGGGCCCTTATCCATCAGATCATAGAGCATCCGAACTGCCGTGCGCATCAGTGAGTCTCATCCTGCGCTTCAACGTGTTCAATCGCCAGCGCGGTCACGATACCAAAGGCACAGGCCAGCAACGTGCCGAGAATCCAGGCAAAATACCACATGCGACATCTCCTTTATTAATAGAGTGAGTGACTGTTGCTTTCAATCTGCTCTTTGGTAATACGGCCAAACATCTTCCAGTAGCACCAGGTGGTGTAAATCAGAATGATTGGGACAAAGATAGCGGCGGCCACGGTCATGGTTTGCAGCGTCAGCAGACTGGACGTGGCGTCCCACATGGTCAGGCTGATTCCCGGCACGGTGCTGGATGGCATGATGAACGGAAACATCGCAATGCCGGCGGTCATGATGACGCAGGCCAGCGTCAGTGATGAGAACAGGAACGCCCAGGCGCCCTTCTCAACCCGCGAGCAGAGTACGGTCAGCAGCGGCAGTACCGAACCGAGCAGCGGGAACAGCCACAGTACAGGATGGTTCTGGAAGTTGACCATCCAGGCACCCGCTTCGCGCACGACGGTTTTTCCCAGTGGGTTCGAGGCGGCAAAGTGATCCATTGTGCTGGTCACCACATAACCATCGATACCGTATTTCACCCAGACACCCGCCAGGATGAAGCAGACCATCATCACCAGCGCGGCAAGTTGTGCAGCGGTACGCGAACGCAGATGCAGTTCGCCAGTGGTGCGCATCTGCAGGTAGGTTGCGCCCTGTGCCAGAATCATCGCCACACTGACCACACCCGCCAGCAGGCCAAACGGATTCAGCAGCTGGAAGAAGTTGCCGGTATAGAACAGGCGCAGATAC
This genomic window contains:
- the ybgE gene encoding cyd operon protein YbgE, which translates into the protein MRTAVRMLYDLMDKGPLRALSLLLALLTAGGVMWDPTRFANQAGQLPALQGLVLIWAVCCCVIHGVGFRPRKTRWQALFTPLPALLVLVIALYRFYL
- the ybgC gene encoding tol-pal system-associated acyl-CoA thioesterase: MSTTLFRWPVRVYYEDTDAGGVVYHASYIAFYERARTEMLRQHHFNQQTLLEQQIAFVVRRISVDYLAAARLDDLLEIQSEVTSMTRATMTFTQRIVNTEGKVLNEAEVLIACINPHLMKPIALPKSIVAEFKQ
- the cydX gene encoding cytochrome bd-I oxidase subunit CydX yields the protein MWYFAWILGTLLACAFGIVTALAIEHVEAQDETH
- the tolQ gene encoding Tol-Pal system protein TolQ, which gives rise to MTDMNILDLFLKASLLVKLIMLILIGFSIASWAIIIQRTRILNAAGREAEAFEDKFWSGIELSRLYQESQERREELGGSEQIFYSGFKEFARLHRANNHAPEAVIDGASRAMRISMNRELEALENHIPFLGTVGSISPYIGLFGTVWGIMHAFIALGAVKQATLQMVAPGIAEALIATAIGLFAAIPAVMAYNRLNQRVNKLEQGYDNFMEEFTAILHRQAFSSDSAK
- the tolR gene encoding colicin uptake protein TolR, which encodes MARVRGRKSRDLKSEINIVPLLDVLLVLLLIFMATAPIITQSVEVDLPDATDSKTVSSDDNPPVIVEVAGVGQYSLVVDHDRMDQLPPEQVISEAQRRLEANPKTVFLIGGAKEVPYDEIIKALNLLHQAGVKSVGLMTQPI
- the cydB gene encoding cytochrome d ubiquinol oxidase subunit II, producing MFDYEVLRFVWWLLIGVLLIGFAVADGFDMGVGMLTRILGRTDTERRIMINSIAPHWDGNQVWLITAGGALFAAWPMVYAAAFSGFYVAMILVLASLFFRPVGFDYRSKIEDNRWRGAWDWGIFIGSFVPPLVIGVAFGNLLQGVPFHADAYLRLFYTGNFFQLLNPFGLLAGVVSVAMILAQGATYLQMRTTGELHLRSRTAAQLAALVMMVCFILAGVWVKYGIDGYVVTSTMDHFAASNPLGKTVVREAGAWMVNFQNHPVLWLFPLLGSVLPLLTVLCSRVEKGAWAFLFSSLTLACVIMTAGIAMFPFIMPSSTVPGISLTMWDATSSLLTLQTMTVAAAIFVPIILIYTTWCYWKMFGRITKEQIESNSHSLY